Proteins encoded in a region of the Nonomuraea helvata genome:
- a CDS encoding glycosyl hydrolase family 28 protein: protein MKPLARALLVCALALLGAVPLPAEAAAEFNVRDYGATGNGSTNDDDAIDRAINAASAAPGGTVVFPSGRYRARTIHLKSHVTLRLDAGATLLAAGSGMDAPESNANDDYQDYGHSHFHNSLMWGSGITDFHLTGTGTIDGDGNLITGNPDSGEADKALTLTECSDISLTGVTFRRGGHFGALINGCHDITIDNLKTVYAGSGVRDGINLINSWNVTVTNSRIEASDDALVFKSDYALGHTYTSQNVRVRDTTVYSHENNALQFGSETCGSFRDFRFENITVLGAGKAGIGIVSMDGAVIEDVHYDNVTLTKTTSPFFFKIGERKRCPGSPPAGRIRNITISNVTGTDLTAPVVTGTVGASDYTSTLTGTPSVDLGPGITFQNVDLTVPGGHPASEASRVPGEYLTTYPPRDYGARPSYGYWIRHATGITLNGETRFDENDNRPYVIADDASNVQLNGVVAQRGSGSAYDAGFSGVNGYAVRDSADTSGGALRVRATNSTPIGEDPVSLYAEAESGTITAPMQTAADTAASGGSYVTVAAGNNSKSSAPATGWATLAFDLPRGGTFAVWARVIAANDGDDSFWARSGTGTWSNWNNIPIGTSWHWAKLPVTYDLAAGARTITFAYREDGARLDRVAISSDPAFTPEP, encoded by the coding sequence ATGAAACCGCTCGCCCGGGCCTTGCTGGTGTGCGCCCTCGCCCTGCTCGGAGCCGTGCCACTCCCAGCAGAAGCGGCCGCCGAGTTCAACGTGCGCGACTACGGCGCCACGGGCAACGGCTCGACCAATGACGACGACGCCATCGACCGCGCGATCAACGCCGCGAGCGCCGCCCCAGGCGGCACCGTGGTCTTCCCCTCCGGCCGCTACCGGGCCCGGACGATCCACCTGAAGTCGCACGTCACGCTCAGGCTCGACGCCGGCGCCACCCTCCTGGCGGCGGGCAGCGGGATGGACGCGCCCGAGTCCAACGCGAACGACGACTACCAGGACTACGGCCACAGCCACTTTCACAACTCGCTCATGTGGGGCAGCGGCATCACCGACTTCCACCTCACCGGCACCGGCACGATCGACGGCGACGGCAACCTGATCACCGGTAACCCGGACTCCGGCGAGGCCGACAAGGCGCTCACGCTCACCGAGTGCTCCGACATCAGCCTGACCGGGGTCACGTTCCGGCGCGGCGGCCACTTCGGCGCGCTGATCAACGGCTGCCACGACATCACGATCGACAACCTGAAGACGGTCTACGCCGGCAGCGGCGTGCGCGACGGCATCAACCTGATCAACAGCTGGAACGTCACCGTCACCAACAGCCGCATCGAGGCGAGCGACGACGCCCTGGTGTTCAAGAGCGACTACGCCCTCGGCCACACCTACACCAGCCAGAACGTCCGCGTGCGCGACACCACCGTCTACTCGCACGAGAACAACGCGCTGCAGTTCGGCTCGGAGACCTGCGGCAGCTTCCGCGACTTCCGGTTCGAGAACATCACCGTGCTGGGCGCCGGCAAGGCCGGCATCGGCATCGTCTCCATGGACGGCGCGGTCATCGAGGACGTCCACTACGACAACGTGACGCTCACCAAGACCACGTCGCCCTTCTTCTTCAAGATCGGTGAGCGGAAGCGCTGCCCCGGCTCGCCGCCCGCCGGACGGATCCGGAACATCACGATCTCGAACGTCACCGGGACCGACCTCACGGCGCCCGTGGTCACCGGCACGGTCGGCGCGTCCGACTACACCAGCACGCTGACCGGCACGCCGTCCGTGGACCTGGGCCCCGGCATCACGTTCCAGAACGTCGACCTCACGGTCCCCGGCGGCCACCCGGCCTCGGAGGCGAGCAGGGTGCCGGGCGAGTATCTCACCACGTACCCGCCGCGCGACTACGGCGCGCGCCCCTCGTACGGCTACTGGATCCGGCACGCCACCGGCATCACGCTCAACGGCGAGACCCGGTTCGACGAGAACGACAACCGGCCGTACGTCATCGCCGACGACGCCTCCAACGTCCAACTGAACGGCGTCGTCGCGCAGCGCGGCAGCGGCAGCGCGTACGACGCCGGGTTCAGCGGCGTCAACGGCTACGCCGTGCGCGACAGCGCCGACACCTCCGGCGGCGCGCTGCGTGTGCGGGCCACCAACTCCACGCCCATCGGTGAGGACCCGGTCAGCCTGTACGCCGAGGCGGAGTCCGGCACGATCACCGCGCCGATGCAGACGGCGGCCGACACCGCTGCGTCCGGCGGCTCGTACGTGACCGTGGCCGCGGGCAACAACAGCAAGTCCAGCGCGCCCGCCACCGGCTGGGCCACGCTCGCGTTCGACCTCCCGCGCGGCGGCACCTTCGCCGTCTGGGCCCGGGTGATCGCCGCCAACGACGGTGACGACTCGTTCTGGGCGCGCTCCGGCACAGGAACATGGAGCAACTGGAACAACATCCCGATCGGCACCTCCTGGCACTGGGCCAAGCTGCCCGTCACGTACGACCTGGCGGCCGGAGCGCGCACGATCACCTTCGCCTACCGCGAGGACGGCGCCCGCCTCGACCGGGTGGCCATCTCCAGCGACCCCGCGTTCACCCCCGAACCATAG
- a CDS encoding CBM35 domain-containing protein has protein sequence MHPPRLRLPRFARLRPLIVLAAACLAVTALVALPARAATVRYEAENATISQGVVESNHAGFSGTGFVNSDNASGPYTEWTVNAPVAGTATLAIRYANGTTGARTADVSVNGTVVSAGRSFAATGAWTTWATSTLTTTLNAGDNTIRLTAANSGGNPNLDYLEVTVADAPATEYQAEAATLSQAAVATNHTGYTGSGFVDYVNTTGGYIEWTVNVADSGSHTLTIRYANGTSTNRPMSIDVNGTAITRDFPATANWDTWADAQITATLNAGVNTVRATATTANGGPNVDRLSVSGPGGPDGQAPTVPVSVRVTGTSASSISLAWTDSTDNVAVTGYRVYEGTAVVTTTPTAGATIGGLAAGSTHTYTVTAFDAAGNESGHSTAVSGTTGGGGGTGPTADQLLAKVTSCNQISNGKYKTDSDVSSATVAVCQKTGAVFWKGDMDIDCDGVRTSQCNEDTDCCFQADTFCHTSGDSPLNAAQLAYMVVPSSSSIWDYRTKGIGCGTVVAIVYNGQVEYAVMGDTGPSGIIGEASYRTAADLGINPDPSNGGTDSGVTYIVFTGSDTKVQTIENHSQAVTLGRTLAQRFLDQN, from the coding sequence ATGCACCCCCCACGCCTGCGCTTACCCCGTTTCGCGCGCTTACGCCCTCTGATCGTCCTGGCCGCCGCCTGCCTCGCCGTCACCGCGCTGGTCGCGCTCCCCGCCCGGGCCGCGACCGTCCGCTACGAGGCCGAGAACGCGACGATCTCGCAGGGCGTCGTCGAGTCCAACCACGCCGGGTTCTCCGGAACCGGCTTCGTCAACAGCGACAACGCCTCCGGCCCGTACACGGAGTGGACGGTCAACGCGCCCGTGGCGGGCACCGCCACGCTGGCCATCCGCTACGCCAACGGCACGACCGGCGCCCGCACCGCGGACGTCTCGGTGAACGGCACGGTCGTCTCGGCCGGCCGCTCGTTCGCCGCCACCGGGGCCTGGACCACGTGGGCCACCTCGACCCTCACCACGACGCTCAACGCGGGCGACAACACCATTCGCCTCACCGCCGCGAACTCGGGCGGCAACCCCAACCTCGACTACCTCGAGGTCACCGTGGCCGACGCGCCCGCGACCGAGTACCAGGCGGAGGCCGCCACGCTGTCGCAGGCCGCGGTGGCGACCAACCACACCGGCTACACCGGCTCCGGCTTCGTCGACTACGTCAACACGACCGGCGGCTACATCGAGTGGACGGTCAACGTGGCCGACTCCGGTTCGCACACGCTCACCATCCGCTACGCCAACGGAACGTCGACCAACCGCCCGATGAGCATCGACGTCAACGGCACGGCCATCACGCGGGACTTCCCCGCCACCGCCAACTGGGACACCTGGGCGGACGCCCAGATCACCGCCACGCTGAACGCCGGCGTCAACACCGTCCGCGCGACCGCCACCACCGCCAACGGCGGCCCGAACGTGGACCGGCTCTCGGTCAGCGGCCCCGGCGGCCCCGACGGGCAGGCGCCGACCGTGCCCGTGAGCGTCCGTGTCACCGGCACCTCGGCCTCCAGCATCTCGCTGGCCTGGACCGACTCCACCGACAACGTGGCCGTCACCGGCTATCGCGTCTACGAGGGGACGGCCGTGGTCACCACCACGCCGACCGCCGGCGCCACGATCGGCGGGCTCGCCGCCGGGTCCACGCACACGTACACGGTCACCGCGTTCGACGCGGCCGGCAACGAGTCGGGGCACAGCACCGCGGTCAGCGGCACGACCGGCGGTGGCGGCGGCACCGGCCCGACGGCCGACCAGCTCCTGGCGAAGGTGACGTCGTGCAACCAGATCTCCAACGGCAAGTACAAGACGGACTCCGACGTGAGCTCGGCGACGGTCGCGGTGTGCCAGAAGACCGGCGCGGTGTTCTGGAAGGGCGACATGGACATCGACTGCGACGGAGTCCGCACGTCGCAGTGCAACGAGGACACCGACTGCTGCTTCCAGGCCGACACGTTCTGCCACACCAGCGGCGACTCGCCGCTCAACGCGGCGCAGCTCGCGTACATGGTGGTGCCCAGCTCCAGCTCCATCTGGGACTACCGGACCAAGGGCATCGGCTGCGGCACCGTGGTGGCGATCGTCTACAACGGGCAGGTGGAGTACGCGGTGATGGGCGACACGGGGCCGAGCGGCATCATCGGCGAGGCCTCTTACCGGACGGCCGCCGACCTGGGCATCAACCCTGACCCCAGCAACGGCGGCACCGACAGCGGCGTCACCTACATCGTCTTCACCGGCTCCGACACCAAGGTCCAGACCATCGAGAACCACTCCCAGGCGGTGACCTTGGGCCGCACGCTGGCCCAACGCTTCCTCGACCAGAACTGA
- a CDS encoding TetR/AcrR family transcriptional regulator: protein MRSSQRERLIEAMLQLVARRGYAATTVPDVIAAARVSRNAFYQQFADKEACFLALCERDLPELIEEIRTAAAAPDDWRAANLRGLRAYLRWWQGRPAYAQAYFVELPRAGERAVAQRDRAYHPFVGMVTAMAARARQADPALPPLPATTARLIVYGVTAFVEAEVREGRVTGLLSWADDLQDYMVTLLTAVRTGPGS, encoded by the coding sequence GTGCGGAGCTCGCAGCGCGAGCGGCTGATCGAGGCGATGCTGCAGCTGGTGGCGCGGCGCGGCTATGCCGCCACGACCGTGCCCGACGTGATCGCGGCGGCCCGGGTCTCACGCAACGCCTTCTACCAGCAGTTCGCCGACAAGGAGGCCTGTTTCCTCGCCCTGTGCGAACGCGACCTGCCTGAGCTGATCGAGGAGATCCGCACGGCCGCCGCCGCGCCGGACGACTGGCGAGCCGCGAACCTGCGCGGGCTACGGGCGTATCTGCGCTGGTGGCAGGGGCGCCCGGCCTACGCGCAGGCGTACTTCGTGGAGCTGCCGCGCGCGGGCGAGCGGGCGGTGGCCCAGCGCGACCGCGCCTACCATCCGTTCGTCGGCATGGTCACCGCCATGGCCGCCAGGGCCAGGCAGGCGGACCCCGCGCTGCCACCGCTGCCCGCCACGACCGCGCGGCTCATCGTGTACGGGGTCACGGCGTTCGTCGAGGCCGAGGTACGCGAGGGCCGGGTCACCGGCCTGCTGTCCTGGGCCGACGACCTGCAGGACTACATGGTCACGCTGCTCACCGCCGTCAGGACCGGCCCCGGCTCATGA
- a CDS encoding M28 family metallopeptidase, protein MVAWIQAIIERGIRRPGYPADDWAAAWAAERFEEFGLEDVRLAPVELPCWKPVAASLAVEGGPGFEAFALPYTRAKAQVRAPLSRQVAPGAIVVAETAFTELPQSYVRDLATAWHDPEGVFDSLTQVLPFQLDYLDVLHGAMRDGAAGFAGGLTGVPWETRDYYAPYDAQPRDIPAVWLSGRDARQVLALMDEGPRTGVLTVEAESGPAVSHNVIGTLPGASDQWVIVGSHHDAPWASAVEDATGIALVLAAARHWASVPARERPHNLIFLLTAGHMALAAGTRAFIEENRAMLPDVVLQLHLEHAALRCVGVDGELVPTGDPEPRWWFTSRRPQLERLVHEALVAEDLRRSFVLPPDVFSPMPPTDGAYFHPEGVPLVHFLSAPMYLFDSADTLDKVDVAGLEPLARAAVRIVEGTAGWSAREPS, encoded by the coding sequence ATGGTCGCGTGGATTCAGGCCATCATCGAGCGGGGCATCAGACGCCCCGGCTATCCGGCCGACGACTGGGCCGCCGCGTGGGCCGCCGAGCGTTTCGAGGAGTTCGGGCTGGAGGATGTGCGGCTGGCGCCCGTCGAGCTGCCGTGCTGGAAGCCGGTCGCGGCCAGCCTCGCGGTGGAGGGCGGGCCCGGGTTCGAGGCGTTCGCGCTGCCGTACACGCGGGCGAAGGCCCAGGTGCGGGCGCCGCTGAGCAGGCAGGTCGCGCCGGGGGCGATCGTGGTGGCCGAGACGGCGTTCACGGAGCTGCCGCAGTCGTACGTCAGGGACCTGGCGACCGCCTGGCACGACCCGGAAGGCGTGTTCGACTCGCTCACGCAGGTGCTGCCGTTCCAGCTCGACTACCTGGACGTGCTGCACGGCGCGATGCGGGACGGCGCTGCGGGGTTCGCGGGCGGGCTGACCGGCGTGCCGTGGGAGACCCGCGACTACTACGCCCCCTACGACGCCCAGCCCAGGGACATCCCGGCCGTGTGGCTGTCCGGTCGCGACGCCCGGCAGGTGCTGGCGCTGATGGACGAGGGGCCGCGCACCGGCGTGCTCACCGTCGAGGCGGAGAGCGGCCCCGCCGTCTCGCACAACGTCATCGGGACCCTGCCGGGCGCGTCGGACCAGTGGGTGATCGTCGGCTCGCACCACGACGCGCCCTGGGCCTCGGCCGTGGAGGACGCCACCGGGATCGCGCTCGTGCTGGCCGCCGCCCGCCACTGGGCCTCCGTGCCCGCCCGCGAGCGTCCGCACAACCTGATCTTCCTGCTCACCGCCGGTCACATGGCGCTGGCCGCCGGTACGCGGGCGTTCATCGAGGAGAACCGGGCCATGCTCCCGGACGTCGTGCTCCAGCTCCACCTGGAGCACGCCGCACTCCGATGCGTCGGCGTGGACGGCGAACTGGTGCCGACGGGCGATCCTGAGCCGCGCTGGTGGTTCACCTCCAGGCGACCCCAGCTGGAGAGGCTCGTCCATGAGGCGCTGGTCGCCGAGGACCTGCGGCGCTCGTTCGTGCTCCCGCCCGACGTGTTCTCCCCGATGCCGCCGACCGACGGCGCCTACTTCCACCCGGAGGGCGTGCCGCTGGTGCACTTCCTGTCCGCGCCGATGTACCTGTTCGACTCGGCCGACACCCTGGACAAGGTGGACGTGGCCGGGCTGGAGCCGCTGGCCCGCGCCGCCGTCAGGATCGTCGAGGGCACCGCGGGCTGGAGCGCCCGCGAGCCCTCGTGA
- a CDS encoding alpha/beta hydrolase — MEHITRRRALRTGIAGLLAAGVLSRTTSAEAASAIESHFAVRGPHAVATGTSGGHRLYYPADLGAGGFAHPIVTWGNGTNATPDNYPGVLSQLASWGFAVVASTDTTTGTGAEILAAAQHLVGLNSDSGSVFAGKLDVTRVAAVGHSQGAGGSVNATNHSAGLITTVVPIALPAQVWVGAGDEFSVAALTCPVLFLSGANDWLISSAAAVQGYYDQVPGAAGKALLKGAGHNDIQNGGGGFLGYLTAWLMYRLRDDALARGAFAGSAPELPTNTAWQNQALKNLS; from the coding sequence ATGGAACACATCACTCGGCGGCGCGCGCTCCGGACGGGCATCGCGGGCCTCCTGGCGGCGGGCGTCCTGTCCCGTACGACGTCCGCGGAGGCGGCGAGCGCCATCGAGTCGCACTTCGCGGTCCGCGGCCCGCACGCGGTCGCGACCGGCACCTCCGGCGGCCACCGGCTCTACTACCCGGCCGACCTGGGCGCGGGCGGGTTCGCGCACCCGATCGTCACCTGGGGCAACGGCACCAACGCCACCCCCGACAACTACCCCGGCGTGCTCAGCCAGCTCGCCTCCTGGGGCTTCGCCGTCGTCGCCTCGACCGACACCACCACGGGCACCGGAGCCGAGATCCTGGCCGCCGCACAGCACCTCGTCGGGCTCAACTCCGACTCCGGCAGCGTCTTCGCCGGCAAGCTCGACGTGACCAGGGTCGCGGCGGTGGGCCACTCCCAGGGCGCGGGCGGCTCGGTCAACGCCACCAACCACTCCGCCGGGCTGATCACGACGGTCGTGCCGATCGCGCTGCCCGCCCAGGTCTGGGTCGGCGCGGGGGACGAGTTCTCCGTCGCGGCGCTGACCTGCCCCGTGCTCTTCCTCAGCGGCGCGAACGACTGGCTCATCTCCTCGGCCGCCGCCGTCCAGGGCTACTACGACCAGGTGCCCGGCGCGGCGGGCAAGGCGCTGCTCAAGGGCGCGGGCCACAACGACATCCAGAACGGCGGCGGCGGGTTCCTCGGCTACCTGACCGCCTGGCTCATGTACCGGTTACGCGACGACGCGCTCGCCCGCGGCGCCTTCGCGGGCTCCGCGCCCGAGCTGCCCACCAACACCGCCTGGCAGAACCAGGCACTCAAGAACCTCAGCTGA
- a CDS encoding discoidin domain-containing protein: MKRTATLAVLALLLGLLTAVPARADLQHPRQAFLRNSIAGLFLHWGERTSPQHTSCSGWEADVTNGGWSASYWVNEAKKLHAQYIVLATFHSRLGYARPYPSEIPGSCRTTRDFLGELIDTADAQGLKVINYMTDDPQWHNEGLSSGDWLNSSAFSSYVGHSVDLTTRDGFGEFSYLQFFEQMKRYPKLAGFWIDNDNAYWERNDLYAKIYQQRPDMTISNNNEDTPIMDMISNEQKTGMTPSYDYPQAVYTALPRLIEADFKLPTGGPWWYGGSDQAVDRKLTLGRLIANAGSSVKALMAETAMVNGRFPAQQADFNNFANTYLSAIWESLGGTEGGGYMFGGLKPGFWNNGAHGVTTIAKNDPDRHYVHVLTPPSGSTLSLRDNGYRITSVTNLRTGAPVAFTQSGGTLTLSGISSWDTYDTVFKVISSGRQGIYTGVTLSASSSTSGHGAAAAGDGDYLTYWDSNAAEPARLTFDLGSAKRIQYLAVNQREDSTVYPPSGSARISGYQVHVSDDGSSWGSAIKTGTVPNARGVQFIDLSAVTARYVRLSKTGHHGVARWRVDEAWVGGQYAGGSAPSGTRYEAENATISQGVAESNHAGYSGTGFVNGDNVTGSYVEFSVNAPAAGTATIALRYANGTSTNRPAAISVNGGAAQARDYAGTGDWTTWTTDTFTVSLNAGVNTLRVTATTDGGNPNLDYIDVTTGGVS, from the coding sequence ATGAAACGCACGGCGACGCTCGCCGTCCTAGCGCTCCTGCTCGGCCTCCTCACCGCCGTTCCGGCGCGGGCCGACCTGCAGCATCCGCGCCAGGCGTTCCTGCGCAACTCGATCGCCGGGCTCTTCCTCCACTGGGGCGAGCGGACCTCGCCGCAGCACACCAGTTGCAGCGGGTGGGAGGCCGACGTCACCAACGGCGGCTGGAGCGCCTCCTACTGGGTGAACGAGGCCAAGAAGCTGCACGCCCAGTACATCGTGCTGGCCACCTTCCACAGCAGGCTCGGGTACGCCCGGCCGTACCCGAGCGAGATCCCCGGCTCCTGCCGCACCACGCGGGACTTCCTCGGCGAGTTGATCGACACCGCGGACGCGCAGGGGCTGAAGGTCATCAACTACATGACCGACGACCCGCAGTGGCACAACGAGGGGCTCAGCTCCGGCGACTGGCTCAACTCCTCGGCCTTCTCCAGCTACGTCGGCCACAGCGTGGACCTGACCACCCGCGACGGGTTCGGCGAGTTCAGCTACCTGCAGTTCTTCGAGCAGATGAAGCGCTACCCGAAGCTGGCCGGGTTCTGGATCGACAACGACAACGCCTATTGGGAGCGCAACGACCTCTACGCCAAGATCTACCAGCAGCGCCCCGACATGACGATCTCGAACAACAACGAAGACACGCCGATCATGGACATGATCAGCAACGAGCAGAAGACCGGCATGACGCCGTCGTACGACTACCCGCAGGCGGTCTACACCGCGCTGCCGCGGCTGATCGAGGCCGACTTCAAGCTGCCCACCGGCGGTCCCTGGTGGTACGGCGGCTCCGACCAGGCCGTGGACCGCAAGCTCACGCTCGGCCGGCTCATCGCGAACGCCGGCTCGTCGGTCAAGGCGCTCATGGCCGAGACCGCCATGGTCAACGGCCGCTTCCCCGCCCAGCAGGCCGACTTCAACAACTTCGCGAACACCTACCTCTCGGCCATCTGGGAGTCGCTCGGCGGCACCGAGGGCGGCGGCTACATGTTCGGCGGGCTCAAGCCGGGCTTCTGGAACAACGGCGCGCACGGCGTGACCACGATCGCCAAGAACGACCCCGACCGGCACTACGTCCACGTGCTCACGCCGCCGTCCGGCAGCACGCTGTCGCTGCGGGACAACGGCTACCGGATCACCTCGGTGACGAACCTGCGCACCGGCGCGCCCGTCGCGTTCACGCAGTCGGGCGGGACGCTGACGCTGAGCGGCATCAGCAGCTGGGACACCTACGACACGGTCTTCAAGGTGATCTCGAGCGGCCGCCAGGGGATCTACACCGGCGTCACGCTCTCGGCGAGCTCGTCCACCAGCGGCCACGGCGCGGCGGCGGCGGGCGACGGCGACTATCTGACCTACTGGGACAGCAACGCCGCCGAGCCCGCGCGGCTCACCTTCGACCTGGGTTCCGCCAAGCGCATCCAGTACCTCGCGGTCAACCAGCGGGAGGACTCCACCGTCTACCCGCCGTCCGGCTCCGCGCGGATCTCCGGCTACCAGGTGCACGTCAGCGACGACGGCTCGAGCTGGGGGAGCGCGATCAAGACCGGGACCGTCCCGAACGCGCGCGGCGTGCAGTTCATCGACCTGAGCGCCGTCACCGCCCGTTATGTCCGGCTCAGCAAGACCGGGCACCACGGCGTCGCCCGCTGGCGGGTGGACGAGGCGTGGGTCGGCGGCCAGTACGCGGGCGGAAGCGCCCCGTCCGGCACCCGCTACGAGGCCGAGAACGCGACGATCTCGCAGGGCGTGGCCGAGTCCAACCACGCGGGCTACTCGGGGACGGGGTTCGTCAACGGCGACAACGTGACGGGCTCGTACGTGGAGTTCTCCGTGAACGCGCCCGCGGCCGGAACCGCCACGATCGCGTTGCGCTACGCCAATGGAACGTCGACCAACCGGCCGGCGGCCATCAGCGTGAACGGCGGCGCCGCCCAGGCCCGCGACTACGCCGGCACCGGTGACTGGACCACCTGGACGACCGACACGTTCACCGTCTCGCTCAATGCCGGCGTGAACACGTTGCGGGTGACCGCGACGACGGACGGCGGCAACCCGAACCTCGACTACATCGACGTCACCACGGGAGGTGTCTCATGA
- a CDS encoding carbohydrate-binding protein, with amino-acid sequence MKGALAAVALVGACLAVPAGAAPAAASDNGLSIRPAMGWSSWSFVRRWPDETKMKAQADALVSSGLADKGYVYVNLDDFYQKCDSNGFVVDNYGRWAVDTAKFPSGIKALADYVHAKGLKFGFYVTPGIAKNAVTANKPIEGTSYHAQDIADTTQTHKNYNCKNMYRLKYSHPGAQAFINSWANQMASWGVDYLKIDGVDATTVADVEAWDKALRQTGRPINFALSNNLPIAQATTWKRLANSWRTQGDVECYCGSGPNGSGYPLTDWSHVVSRFNSAASWQQYAGPGGWNDYDSLQIGNGDQVGLTADQRRSHMTHWAMAGSPLLLGTDLTALTSVDLAMLKNDRLIAVNQDGVAAQRVVNSGVNQVWRKRESNGDYIVALYNTGTSGTSTVSVTWSQVGFSGPAAVTNLWSGASEGTVSSSYSATLRPGETRLIRVRPSAGQRYEAEDATISQGAAESNHAGYSGTGFVNGDNVVGSYVEFTVNAASAGTATLTLRYANGTSTNRPMTIDVNGTTTTRDFPGTGDWDTWADATFTVSLQAGANTVRATATTANGGPNVDYLDLS; translated from the coding sequence ATGAAGGGCGCACTCGCGGCTGTGGCGCTCGTCGGCGCGTGCCTGGCCGTCCCCGCCGGGGCCGCTCCGGCCGCCGCCTCGGACAACGGGCTGTCGATCAGGCCCGCGATGGGCTGGAGCAGCTGGAGCTTCGTCCGCCGCTGGCCCGACGAGACCAAGATGAAGGCGCAGGCGGACGCGCTGGTCAGCAGCGGCCTGGCCGACAAGGGCTACGTCTACGTCAACCTCGACGACTTCTACCAGAAGTGCGACTCCAACGGCTTCGTCGTCGACAATTACGGCCGCTGGGCGGTCGACACCGCCAAGTTCCCGTCCGGGATCAAGGCGCTGGCCGACTACGTGCACGCCAAGGGGCTGAAGTTCGGCTTCTACGTCACCCCCGGCATCGCGAAGAACGCCGTCACCGCCAACAAGCCGATCGAGGGCACGTCGTACCACGCGCAGGACATCGCGGACACGACGCAGACGCACAAGAACTACAACTGCAAGAACATGTACCGGCTCAAGTACTCCCACCCGGGCGCGCAGGCGTTCATCAACTCGTGGGCCAACCAGATGGCCTCGTGGGGCGTGGACTACCTCAAGATCGACGGCGTGGACGCGACCACGGTCGCCGACGTGGAGGCGTGGGACAAGGCGCTGCGCCAGACCGGCCGGCCGATCAACTTCGCGCTCTCCAACAACCTGCCGATCGCCCAGGCCACCACCTGGAAGCGGCTGGCCAACAGCTGGCGCACCCAGGGCGACGTCGAGTGCTACTGCGGCTCGGGGCCGAACGGCAGCGGCTACCCGCTGACCGACTGGTCGCACGTCGTGAGCCGGTTCAACTCGGCCGCCTCCTGGCAGCAGTACGCCGGTCCCGGCGGGTGGAACGACTACGACTCGCTGCAGATCGGCAACGGCGACCAGGTCGGGCTCACCGCCGACCAGCGCCGCTCGCACATGACGCACTGGGCGATGGCCGGGAGCCCGCTGCTGCTCGGCACCGACCTGACCGCGCTCACCTCGGTGGACCTGGCGATGCTGAAGAACGACCGGCTCATCGCGGTCAACCAGGACGGCGTCGCCGCGCAGCGCGTCGTCAACAGCGGCGTCAACCAGGTGTGGCGCAAGCGGGAGTCGAACGGCGACTACATCGTCGCGCTCTACAACACCGGCACGTCGGGCACCTCCACGGTGAGCGTCACCTGGTCACAGGTGGGCTTCAGCGGACCGGCGGCGGTCACGAACCTGTGGTCGGGCGCGTCGGAGGGCACCGTCAGCTCCTCCTACAGCGCCACGTTACGGCCCGGCGAGACCCGCCTCATCCGGGTACGGCCCAGCGCGGGACAGCGGTACGAGGCCGAGGACGCGACGATCTCGCAGGGCGCCGCCGAGTCCAACCACGCGGGCTACTCCGGGACGGGCTTCGTCAACGGCGACAACGTGGTGGGCTCGTACGTGGAGTTCACGGTGAACGCCGCCTCGGCCGGAACCGCCACACTCACCCTGCGTTACGCCAACGGAACGTCGACCAACCGCCCGATGACCATCGACGTCAACGGCACCACCACCACGCGGGACTTCCCCGGCACCGGCGACTGGGACACCTGGGCGGACGCCACGTTCACCGTGTCCCTGCAGGCCGGCGCCAACACCGTCCGAGCCACCGCCACCACCGCCAACGGCGGCCCCAACGTCGACTACCTCGACCTCTCCTGA